The nucleotide window CAACAACCCCGAAGCCCAGCTGATCTACGAGGCTCGCGCCGACGACCCGGCACTGGATGCCGTGGCCGGCGGTACCGGTGGCGCGCTGGGTCGTGGCGGCATGCAGACCAAGCTGCGCGCCGCGCGCCTGGCTGCCCGTTCCGGTGCCCACACCATCATCATCGGTGGTCGCATCGAGCGCGTGCTGGATCGCCTCAAGGCTGGCGAACGCCTGGGTACCTTGCTGTCGCCCGAGCGCGGCATGCTTGCCGCGCGCAAGCAGTGGCTGGCCGGCCATCTGCAGACCCGTGGCACCCTGGTGCTGGATGCCGGTGCCGTGCAGGCGCTGCGCCAGGCCAACAAGAGCCTGCTGCCGGTTGGCGTGAAGACCGTGCAGGGCAGCTTCCGTCGTGGCGAGATGGTGGTGTGCGTCGGCCCGGACGGCCTGGAAGTAGCCCGTGGGCTGGCCAACTACAGCGCCCTTGAGGCGCAGAAGATCATCGGCCAGCCATCCGATGCCATCGAAAGCCTGCTGGGCTACAGCGCAGAACCGGAGTTGGTGCACCGCGACAACCTGGTGCTGGTATGAGCGTGCTGAAGCGGGTAATCGGCGTGGCGGCATTGGTGCTGCCAATGCTGGCCGGGGCCGAGGAAATCGGCCAGGTGTCCACCGTGTTCAAGTTCCTCGGGCCGAATGATCGTATTGTGGTCGAGGCGTTCGACGACCCCAAGGTCGAGGGTGTGACCTGCTACCTGTCGCGGGCCAAGACTGGCGGCGTGAAGGGTGGGTTGGGGTTGGCGGAGGACCGGGCGGAGGCATCGATTGCCTGTCGTCAGGTCGGGCCGATCAGCTTCAAGGGTGAGCTGAAGGATGGCGAGGAAGTGTTCAAGGAGCGCACCTCGCTGGTGTTCAAGACCATGCAGGTGGTGCGCTTCCTCGACAAGAAGCGCAATACGCTGGTGTACCTGGTGTACAGCGACCGCATGATCGAAGGCAGCCCGCAGAATGCGGTGACCGCGATTCCGATTCTGCCTTGGGCTCATTGATAGCTTGGTAGATTTTTGGGAGGCCTTCGGCCTCCATTCGCAGCACAAGGCTGTTCCTACATTGATCGGCGTATGCATACCTTTGTAGGAGCAGCCTTGTGCTGCGAAAGGGCCGCAAAGCGGCCCCACTACTCCGATATCAGGCCAATTCCTCGGCCTGATGATCCTCACGCACAACCGCCTTCACCTCATCGCGACGGCTGATGAACTTCCAGTCCGCCTCGTCGATGTAGATGCCATTCGGCCCACTGCCACCTTCCAGGTCGATCGCCACGCGCGCCGACACCTGCGGCTTCACGCTCGCCAGGATCGGCACGAAGCCGAGCTGCAGGCTGGTCTCCAGCAGTGCAGCCTGGTTGCGTTCGTCGATGTCCGCCGCTTCGTCCAGGTAGTACGGCAGGCGGATACGCCCGGCCAGGTCGCGGTCCATCAGGTGCAGCAACAGGTACATGTTGGTCAGCGCCTTGATGGTCATGGTGGTGCCGTTGGATGCCGCGCCGTCGATGTCGGCATGGATCACCGGCTGGCCGTTGACCTTGGTGATCTCGAACGCCAGCTCGAACAGGTCCTTCAGGCCCAGCTGGTTGTGGTTGGCTGCCACCAACCGTGCCAGGTATTCCTTGGCCTCTTCGTTCTTGTTGTCCTGCTCGGCGCTCTGGGTCAGGTCGAACACCGACAGGGTTTCGCCTTCTTCGTACTGACCGGCGCTGTGGATGATCTGGTCGATGTGCTTGAGCGCTTCCTTGTTCGGCGCCAGCACCACGCGGAAGCTCTCCAGGTTGGATACCTGGCGCTTGTTGATCTCGCGGTTGAACAGGGCCAGCTGGTGCTCGAGGCTGTCGTAGTCGCTGCGAATGTTGCGCAGGGTCCGGGCGATGTCGGTGACCGCGGCGCGGCGGGCCTTGGCCAAGGTCAGGGCTTCGTCGGTGCGGTGCGCGTAGGCATTCACCAGCAACTGCAGGCGGCGTTCCATGTCGTCTTCGCTGTCGAACTTGGCCACGCCTTTCAGGCGCACCTGGGCGTACAGCGCCTCGATCTGGTTGTCCACCCGCTGCAGGCTCTGCCAGCTGTCCTGGTAGTCGTTGAGCAGTGGCAGCAGGTTGTCCATCGAGTCGTCGATGGCTTCCATGTACGGCGTGCCGTAGGGCAGGTCGGCCGGCAGCAGCTGGCGACGGCGCAGGGCGTCTTCCAGGGTGCGCTGCTTGGCCTCGAGGTCGCCGATCTGCCGGCCGACCAGTTGCAGCTTGGCCGACAGCTGCTGGACGCGTTCGGTGAAGGCGTCGCTGGAGCGCTTGAGTTCGTCCTGGGCGGCTTCGAGCTGCGACAGCTGCTCCAGCTTCTCGGGCTCTTCGGCGGCCAGGGTTTCGCTGCGGCGGAAGTCTTCCAGCGCTTTCTGCGCGTCCAGTACCTCCTGGTACAGGGCTTCGGTCTGCGCCTTGGAGGCGGAGCGGTCGGCGGCCACGGCCTGCTGGGTCTTGAGCTGCTTCAGCTCTTTTTCCAGGCGCTCTTTCTGGTCACGCAGGGCGGCACGGTCGGCCAGGGCCTGCAGTGCCGGTGGGTCGATGTGCGACAGGTCGATGGACAGGCCCGGGGCTTCGAAGCGTTCGCCCTTGAAGCCGTCGAGCACCGCTTCCAGCGATTTTACCCACAGGTCGCTGTCGTCC belongs to Pseudomonas asiatica and includes:
- the proB gene encoding glutamate 5-kinase; its protein translation is MRSKVTGAKRWVVKIGSALLTADGKGLDRGAMAVWVEQMVALREAGVELVLVSSGAVAAGMSQLGWTSRPSAMNELQAAASIGQMRLVQAWESSFGEHGKHTAQILLTHDDLSDRKRYLNARSTLRTLVDLGVVPVINENDTVVTDEIRFGDNDTLAALVANLVEADLLVILTDRDGMFDADPRNNPEAQLIYEARADDPALDAVAGGTGGALGRGGMQTKLRAARLAARSGAHTIIIGGRIERVLDRLKAGERLGTLLSPERGMLAARKQWLAGHLQTRGTLVLDAGAVQALRQANKSLLPVGVKTVQGSFRRGEMVVCVGPDGLEVARGLANYSALEAQKIIGQPSDAIESLLGYSAEPELVHRDNLVLV
- a CDS encoding CreA family protein; amino-acid sequence: MSVLKRVIGVAALVLPMLAGAEEIGQVSTVFKFLGPNDRIVVEAFDDPKVEGVTCYLSRAKTGGVKGGLGLAEDRAEASIACRQVGPISFKGELKDGEEVFKERTSLVFKTMQVVRFLDKKRNTLVYLVYSDRMIEGSPQNAVTAIPILPWAH
- the mksF gene encoding Mks condensin complex protein MksF, translated to MSQERYGIRRFALLNTAGYSLGLFPLEHPLSVYGANNLGKSASINALQFPILARMSDMSFGKYSLEQSRRFYFASDTSYILCELSLPHGPHVIGVVGRGPGGGFGHQFFAYKGELDLAHYQKNDTCLRQKELFTNLERLGIKAYELKPDELRRLLVGGHTSVPLDLTMIPLRSTSEQSLKTFRALFINLLHMREITAAKLKQLFLDAFEHSLRSGSVDYIAACEEAFRDVRRMEQDYNALVAAGPLVEALAGGVAQRDILRGKLHRISPVLDTLLGTWQEYAMARKEELVIQAEHYRGEQDRLQNDQRGGTQELMRLEREITGIQRWLGELSVLKHRFALVDDVKVLEQQLLAAKDAHDELAGALAQSRQFSAEDLDERVRDLEKRLKQVKQQLDHADNNSYARLREEFSQQDVDRLMRLFNGALFSLPLGDRGIELDDSDLWVKSLEAVLDGFKGERFEAPGLSIDLSHIDPPALQALADRAALRDQKERLEKELKQLKTQQAVAADRSASKAQTEALYQEVLDAQKALEDFRRSETLAAEEPEKLEQLSQLEAAQDELKRSSDAFTERVQQLSAKLQLVGRQIGDLEAKQRTLEDALRRRQLLPADLPYGTPYMEAIDDSMDNLLPLLNDYQDSWQSLQRVDNQIEALYAQVRLKGVAKFDSEDDMERRLQLLVNAYAHRTDEALTLAKARRAAVTDIARTLRNIRSDYDSLEHQLALFNREINKRQVSNLESFRVVLAPNKEALKHIDQIIHSAGQYEEGETLSVFDLTQSAEQDNKNEEAKEYLARLVAANHNQLGLKDLFELAFEITKVNGQPVIHADIDGAASNGTTMTIKALTNMYLLLHLMDRDLAGRIRLPYYLDEAADIDERNQAALLETSLQLGFVPILASVKPQVSARVAIDLEGGSGPNGIYIDEADWKFISRRDEVKAVVREDHQAEELA